From a single Sediminibacterium sp. KACHI17 genomic region:
- the frr gene encoding ribosome recycling factor, translated as MSEDLDLILADTEESMTKAISHLETELTKIRAGKANPTMLDGIMVDYYGSPTPINQVANISVLDVRTISIQPWEKNMLAAIERAIMAANIGITPQNDGVQLRLFLPPLTEERRRELVKKAAGEGEHSKVAIRNIRRDAIEQVKKLQKDGLSEDAAKDAEKSIQDITDKFISLVDKHLAAKEKEVMAV; from the coding sequence ATGTCAGAAGATCTGGATTTAATATTGGCCGATACGGAAGAAAGTATGACCAAGGCCATTAGTCATTTGGAAACGGAGCTCACCAAGATCAGGGCGGGGAAAGCCAATCCAACCATGTTGGATGGTATTATGGTAGATTATTATGGCTCACCCACTCCTATCAATCAGGTAGCGAATATTAGTGTTTTGGATGTGCGTACTATTAGTATTCAGCCATGGGAGAAAAATATGCTTGCAGCGATTGAAAGAGCAATCATGGCGGCTAATATTGGCATCACTCCTCAGAACGATGGTGTTCAGTTGCGTTTATTCTTGCCTCCGTTAACAGAAGAAAGAAGAAGAGAGTTGGTAAAAAAAGCGGCAGGTGAAGGAGAGCATTCTAAAGTAGCGATCCGAAATATCCGTCGCGATGCGATTGAGCAGGTAAAGAAATTGCAAAAAGATGGTCTTAGTGAAGACGCTGCAAAAGATGCAGAAAAAAGTATTCAAGACATTACCGATAAATTCATCTCTCTAGTAGATAAACATTTGGCCGCGAAAGAAAAAGAAGTAATGGCAGTGTGA
- a CDS encoding DMT family transporter, producing MRDRIINWGIFLLLSVIWGSSFILMKEGMHVLTPYQVASIRILSAGLILTPFAVKALKQIPQNKWLLVILSGLLGNFFPAYLFCIAETQIDSSLAGILNALTPLFTILVGISFFQLKANATKIAGVIIGFIGLCLLMFTGKTVSFQNISYAGLVLLATVFYGINVNMVGRHMKEVGSLNIASLAFVFLIIPSAIILYYTGYTEMALSETSVIKATGASFILGVLGTAFASIIFYMLVKRAGTLFASMVTYGIPFVAVFWGLLDGEQITLLQIGCLGIILCGVYLVNKKEKV from the coding sequence TTGAGAGATCGGATTATCAACTGGGGCATCTTTTTATTGTTATCTGTTATTTGGGGAAGTTCTTTTATTCTAATGAAAGAAGGCATGCATGTCTTGACCCCTTACCAGGTAGCATCAATACGTATTCTAAGTGCAGGACTGATCCTTACACCCTTTGCAGTAAAAGCACTCAAGCAAATACCTCAAAACAAGTGGCTGCTGGTGATCTTATCGGGATTATTGGGTAATTTTTTCCCTGCATATTTATTCTGTATTGCTGAAACACAGATAGACAGTTCATTGGCAGGTATCCTCAATGCACTAACTCCATTGTTTACCATACTCGTAGGCATTTCATTTTTTCAGTTGAAAGCAAATGCTACTAAAATCGCCGGTGTGATCATTGGTTTTATTGGACTATGCCTATTGATGTTTACAGGCAAAACCGTTAGCTTTCAAAATATCTCTTATGCAGGATTGGTGCTTTTAGCAACCGTTTTTTATGGCATCAATGTAAATATGGTAGGCAGACATATGAAAGAAGTGGGATCACTGAATATTGCTTCTCTTGCATTTGTATTCCTGATCATTCCATCCGCGATCATTTTATACTACACCGGATATACTGAAATGGCTTTGTCTGAAACAAGTGTTATCAAAGCTACAGGTGCTTCATTTATCCTTGGTGTCTTGGGAACTGCTTTTGCTTCTATTATCTTCTATATGCTCGTAAAAAGAGCAGGAACATTGTTCGCCTCTATGGTTACTTACGGAATCCCATTCGTAGCTGTTTTCTGGGGATTATTAGATGGCGAACAGATCACACTATTGCAAATCGGATGTCTGGGAATTATTCTTTGTGGGGTATACCTGGTAAATAAGAAAGAGAAAGTTTGA
- the mscL gene encoding large-conductance mechanosensitive channel protein MscL, whose translation MGMLKEFKDFAMRGNLVDIAVAFVMGASFGKIVTSFVDGIVMPLVGMLTGGVDFNDKVWVLKEAIAEVKDASGAVVTEAAAEVSIKYGAFITNVLDFIIVAFVVFLVIKGINKMKAPAEAPAAAGPSETEKLLAEIRDSLKKVD comes from the coding sequence ATGGGAATGCTAAAAGAATTTAAAGACTTTGCCATGCGGGGCAATCTGGTAGACATAGCAGTAGCCTTTGTCATGGGTGCTTCATTTGGGAAGATCGTTACATCATTCGTAGATGGAATTGTGATGCCGTTGGTCGGTATGCTGACAGGTGGTGTTGATTTTAATGATAAAGTATGGGTATTAAAAGAGGCAATTGCTGAAGTAAAGGATGCCAGTGGCGCCGTAGTTACAGAAGCTGCAGCAGAGGTCTCTATCAAATACGGAGCGTTTATCACCAATGTCCTGGATTTCATCATTGTGGCATTTGTAGTGTTTCTGGTAATTAAAGGCATCAATAAAATGAAAGCCCCGGCAGAAGCTCCTGCAGCAGCCGGTCCATCAGAAACTGAGAAATTACTGGCTGAGATCAGGGATTCTTTGAAGAAGGTAGACTAG
- a CDS encoding segregation/condensation protein A has protein sequence MNTVNYQIKLDQFEGPFDLLLFFIERDELDIYNIPITKIIQDFLDFIHQGEKLNIELSSEFILFVSTLMRIKARLLLPRKEIDAQGNEIDPRQELIDKILEYKRFKEAAVQMAEMEAMRMLMVKRGNLQKELVEIGEDASEGTEIQNITMFKLMKAFEKVMQRVHDRQNKPVHTVVRYNYTMEGSRDYMLDFVAKEKTVAFEKVFEVCNDRIHAIFLFLSILELTQQKFMKLLVAEGKNNFIVEWNDKREEELKEEGLTDEDFTNTFTDDPTPIAE, from the coding sequence GTGAATACTGTGAATTATCAAATCAAATTAGACCAGTTTGAAGGTCCTTTCGACCTGCTTTTGTTTTTTATTGAGCGGGATGAACTGGATATCTATAATATTCCCATTACTAAGATCATTCAAGACTTCCTCGATTTTATTCATCAGGGAGAGAAATTGAATATTGAGCTGAGTAGTGAGTTCATTCTCTTTGTATCTACACTGATGCGCATCAAGGCGAGATTGTTATTGCCGCGTAAAGAAATCGATGCCCAAGGAAATGAGATAGATCCTCGCCAGGAATTGATCGATAAAATTCTGGAATACAAACGCTTTAAAGAAGCCGCTGTTCAAATGGCTGAAATGGAAGCGATGCGTATGTTGATGGTAAAACGCGGTAACCTCCAAAAGGAATTGGTTGAGATCGGCGAAGATGCTTCTGAAGGAACAGAGATACAAAACATCACGATGTTCAAGCTGATGAAAGCTTTTGAAAAAGTGATGCAGCGCGTACATGATCGACAGAATAAACCGGTACATACTGTGGTGCGCTATAATTACACCATGGAAGGAAGTCGTGATTATATGCTTGACTTTGTCGCGAAAGAAAAAACAGTAGCTTTTGAAAAAGTATTTGAAGTCTGTAACGACAGAATACATGCTATCTTCTTATTCCTGTCTATTCTTGAATTGACCCAGCAAAAATTCATGAAACTGTTGGTGGCAGAAGGAAAGAATAATTTCATTGTAGAGTGGAATGATAAACGTGAAGAAGAATTGAAAGAAGAAGGCCTTACTGACGAAGATTTTACCAACACGTTTACTGACGATCCTACACCTATTGCCGAATAA
- the dxs gene encoding 1-deoxy-D-xylulose-5-phosphate synthase, with amino-acid sequence MEIKPGQLLGRINNPDDLKTLTREQLHQVCDELRQYIIDVVSVHGGHFAASLGVVELSVALHYVYNTPYDQLVWDVGHQAYGHKILTGRRDQFITNRKYKGLSGFPKRSESQYDTFGVGHSSTSISAALGMAMAAKYKGENRKSIAVIGDGSMTAGMAFEAMNHAGVADSDVLIILNDNCMSIDPNVGALKEYLTDISTSPTYNKVRDEVWNLLGKLPVGKNLSRDLASKIEAGVKGVVSKSSNLFEALKIRYFGPIDGHNITKLVDTLKDLREIPGPKLLHIITTKGKGYALAEKDQTKWHAPGLFDKVTGEIYKKKIDVPQPPKYQDVFGHTMIELAEMNDKVMGVTPAMPSGSSLKFMMEKMPHRAFDVGICEQHAVTLSAGLATQGMRVFCNIYSSFMQRAYDQVVHDVAIQKLPVVLCLDRAGLVGEDGPTHHGCYDIPYMRCIPNLIVSAPMNEQELRNLMYTAQLEKTEYPFVIRYPRGEGVMPEWRTAFEEVQIGKGKKIKDGREVAILSFGHPGNFATAAIRELRTEGLDPAHYDLRFVKPIDEDLLQEAFSKYNKIVTVEDGTVVGGFGSAVLEFMNQHGYKADVKVLGIPDRLVEHGTPKELHRECAYDAQGIADAVRELMRETVTATVLLG; translated from the coding sequence ATGGAGATTAAACCGGGACAGTTACTAGGTAGAATCAATAACCCCGACGACCTTAAAACCCTTACCAGAGAGCAATTACATCAGGTTTGTGATGAATTGAGGCAGTATATCATTGATGTGGTAAGTGTTCATGGCGGACATTTTGCTGCCAGTTTGGGGGTGGTAGAACTAAGCGTTGCTCTTCATTATGTGTACAATACACCTTATGATCAATTGGTATGGGATGTGGGACATCAGGCTTATGGACATAAGATCCTGACGGGTCGCCGTGACCAATTCATTACCAATCGCAAATACAAAGGCCTGAGCGGCTTCCCAAAACGCTCTGAGAGTCAATACGATACATTCGGTGTAGGACATTCCTCCACCTCTATTTCAGCCGCTTTAGGGATGGCCATGGCTGCCAAATACAAGGGGGAGAACCGAAAATCCATTGCAGTGATCGGTGATGGGTCCATGACAGCGGGCATGGCTTTCGAAGCCATGAACCATGCCGGTGTGGCGGATAGCGATGTATTGATCATCCTGAACGATAATTGTATGAGCATCGACCCGAATGTGGGTGCTCTGAAAGAATATTTGACCGATATCAGCACATCACCTACCTACAACAAAGTAAGAGATGAAGTGTGGAATCTATTGGGTAAACTGCCTGTCGGTAAAAACTTAAGTCGCGACCTCGCTTCAAAAATTGAAGCTGGCGTGAAAGGGGTGGTGAGCAAGAGCAGTAACCTTTTTGAAGCGCTGAAGATTCGTTATTTCGGTCCAATCGACGGACATAACATCACCAAACTGGTAGATACTTTAAAAGATCTGAGAGAGATTCCAGGTCCAAAGTTGTTGCATATCATTACCACAAAAGGAAAAGGATATGCACTGGCAGAAAAAGACCAAACCAAATGGCATGCCCCGGGCTTGTTTGATAAAGTAACCGGCGAGATCTACAAGAAAAAGATCGATGTTCCTCAGCCGCCTAAATACCAGGATGTTTTCGGGCATACCATGATCGAACTGGCGGAAATGAATGATAAAGTGATGGGGGTTACACCGGCAATGCCTAGTGGTTCCTCACTCAAATTCATGATGGAAAAAATGCCTCACCGCGCCTTCGATGTTGGTATCTGCGAACAGCATGCAGTGACCCTTAGCGCCGGATTGGCCACACAGGGAATGCGTGTGTTCTGTAATATTTACTCTTCCTTTATGCAACGCGCCTATGATCAGGTAGTGCATGATGTGGCGATACAAAAACTGCCTGTTGTACTTTGCTTGGACAGAGCAGGACTAGTTGGAGAAGATGGACCTACACACCATGGTTGTTATGATATTCCTTACATGCGTTGTATTCCGAACCTGATCGTGAGTGCACCGATGAATGAACAGGAATTACGCAACCTCATGTATACTGCACAATTAGAAAAAACGGAATATCCATTTGTGATTCGCTACCCACGTGGTGAAGGTGTAATGCCAGAATGGAGAACTGCTTTTGAAGAAGTACAGATCGGTAAGGGAAAAAAAATTAAAGATGGAAGAGAAGTTGCGATTTTAAGCTTCGGACATCCGGGTAATTTTGCAACAGCAGCGATCAGAGAATTGAGAACAGAAGGATTGGATCCTGCACATTACGATCTGCGTTTTGTGAAACCAATAGATGAAGATCTGTTGCAAGAAGCTTTCAGCAAATACAATAAAATTGTAACTGTTGAAGATGGAACGGTAGTGGGCGGTTTCGGATCAGCCGTATTGGAATTCATGAATCAGCATGGTTATAAAGCTGATGTGAAAGTGTTGGGTATCCCTGACAGACTCGTAGAACACGGTACACCTAAAGAATTACATAGAGAATGTGCTTATGACGCACAAGGAATAGCAGATGCTGTTCGCGAATTGATGCGTGAGACAGTGACTGCTACTGTGTTGTTGGGATAA
- a CDS encoding histidine kinase, with protein sequence MKTSKSTLYWWCQLGGWLFYGLTMVFFAFVFRDRQGAINEIFYYRLVVTILTGMVFTHLLRELVIRMELRPPIDSNKWWLLTITILCIIVLYSLSNSAVVEWLQYYDPAIKASVAKRFLSNLIFDSPMILVWVSIYYIWHYVELGTKSEIQKVKLESLVKELELKTIKSHINPHFIFNALNSIRALVDENPNRARTAITELSNILRSSMQAEKLETVPFEKELNIVKDYLALEHIRFEDRLRVEYEIDEDTLDQPVPPMMLQTLVENAIKHGIGKQKDGGLIKVISDYRDNHHELIIQNTGQLNSTTNSDGFGINSTRNRLKLLFGGKANFEIRDIGGNMVEAVVKMPVQPVYS encoded by the coding sequence ATGAAGACTAGTAAATCTACTTTGTATTGGTGGTGCCAGTTAGGGGGGTGGTTGTTCTACGGATTGACCATGGTTTTCTTTGCCTTTGTCTTCAGAGATCGTCAGGGCGCTATTAATGAGATATTTTATTATCGTTTGGTCGTAACCATTCTCACGGGTATGGTATTTACACATTTATTACGTGAGTTGGTGATTAGAATGGAGCTTCGTCCACCTATTGATTCCAATAAATGGTGGTTGTTGACCATTACTATTTTATGCATTATTGTATTGTACAGCTTATCCAATAGTGCAGTAGTGGAATGGTTGCAATATTATGACCCCGCCATCAAGGCTTCGGTGGCAAAAAGATTCTTGTCCAACCTGATTTTTGATTCACCCATGATACTAGTTTGGGTGTCAATTTATTACATTTGGCATTATGTGGAATTGGGTACGAAGAGTGAGATCCAGAAAGTAAAACTGGAAAGCCTTGTAAAAGAACTGGAACTTAAAACCATTAAATCGCACATCAATCCACACTTTATTTTTAATGCATTGAATAGTATTCGTGCATTGGTGGATGAGAATCCGAATCGCGCCCGTACTGCGATCACTGAGTTGAGCAATATCCTGCGTAGCAGTATGCAGGCAGAAAAATTAGAGACCGTTCCTTTTGAAAAGGAATTGAATATTGTAAAAGATTATCTGGCATTGGAACATATCCGATTTGAGGACAGACTACGTGTAGAGTATGAGATCGATGAAGATACCTTAGACCAACCAGTGCCTCCGATGATGTTACAGACATTGGTTGAGAATGCCATTAAACATGGTATCGGGAAGCAAAAAGATGGTGGATTGATCAAAGTGATTTCTGATTACAGAGATAACCATCATGAACTGATCATTCAAAATACAGGGCAATTGAATAGTACCACCAACTCAGATGGATTTGGTATCAACAGTACCCGAAACCGACTGAAGTTATTATTCGGCGGAAAAGCTAACTTTGAGATCAGGGATATTGGAGGCAATATGGTAGAAGCGGTGGTGAAAATGCCTGTACAACCTGTTTATTCTTAA
- a CDS encoding response regulator, with protein MAIKAIIIDDERLARNELKKLLQDHSDIEVIEEAANVDDGIEKIESLNPDLIFLDIQMPGKTGFDLLAEVEKAPKVIFTTAYDEYAIKAFEVNALDYLLKPIEPKRLADAIQKLQAEIFKESAGLNGINRGPLTEHDQVFVKDGERCWFVKLGEIRLFESVGNYAKVFFGTNKPLILKSLNALEERLDDRMFFRANRKHIINLRWIEKIEPYFNGGLLVDLKGGEKIEVSRRQTVKFKEMMSL; from the coding sequence ATGGCTATCAAAGCGATCATTATTGATGATGAAAGACTTGCACGTAATGAGTTAAAAAAATTATTGCAGGATCACTCAGATATAGAGGTAATTGAAGAAGCAGCTAATGTGGATGATGGGATCGAAAAAATTGAGTCCCTCAATCCAGACCTGATCTTCCTCGATATTCAAATGCCCGGTAAAACCGGCTTTGATCTGCTGGCAGAAGTAGAGAAGGCACCAAAAGTGATCTTTACAACTGCATATGATGAGTATGCCATCAAAGCTTTTGAAGTCAATGCTTTGGATTATCTGCTGAAACCCATCGAACCAAAACGTTTGGCTGATGCGATCCAAAAACTGCAAGCTGAGATCTTTAAAGAATCCGCCGGATTGAATGGAATCAATAGAGGTCCTCTTACAGAACACGATCAGGTCTTTGTAAAAGACGGTGAGCGTTGCTGGTTTGTAAAGTTGGGTGAGATCCGTTTGTTTGAAAGTGTTGGTAACTATGCTAAAGTTTTCTTTGGTACCAATAAACCATTGATCTTAAAATCACTCAATGCACTGGAAGAAAGATTGGACGATCGTATGTTCTTCCGTGCTAACCGTAAACATATCATCAACCTTCGCTGGATCGAAAAAATCGAACCTTACTTTAACGGCGGTCTGCTAGTTGACCTGAAAGGTGGCGAAAAGATCGAAGTAAGCCGCAGACAAACGGTGAAGTTTAAAGAAATGATGAGTCTGTAA
- a CDS encoding M28 family peptidase, with amino-acid sequence MKKNNLLLAAFLLLSLSSFAQKIEDLISEKEVARIEKILSSDEMEGRRTFTKGIDKAAAFIADEFKKTGLQTWNNSGSYLQQFAMVRPKFISVTASIDGISVDSRDVIVMTCQPEIKVTEQSGYEKITIGKGANLVTEARKLMTANKNYFVLVDTSHARAMGTLTRMKSNLFKTDKNLVFMLATTDPKTYSIESKHEVTEMPLANVVGVLPGKSKKNEYVIFSGHYDHLGIMGKDRNGNVQTDSIFNGANDDAAGTTAMMVLAQYFKAINNNERTLIFVAFTAEEVGGYGSTYFSRQFNPEQVMAMFNIEMIGSESKWGKNSAFITGYEKTDMGKILQSNLAGTDFTFYPDPYPAQQLFYRSDNATLARLGVPAHTISTTKIDVDPYYHKASDEFNTIDVDNMTRIIRAIALSSRGIVSGKDTPTRVNTSDLR; translated from the coding sequence ATGAAAAAAAACAACCTATTACTTGCAGCCTTTTTATTGTTATCGCTGAGCAGTTTTGCGCAGAAGATAGAAGATCTGATCTCGGAAAAAGAAGTAGCCAGAATTGAGAAGATATTGTCTTCCGATGAAATGGAAGGCCGAAGAACTTTCACAAAAGGGATAGACAAAGCAGCTGCATTTATCGCTGATGAGTTCAAAAAAACCGGATTGCAAACCTGGAACAACAGTGGCTCTTACTTGCAACAGTTTGCCATGGTACGTCCTAAGTTCATTAGCGTAACCGCAAGTATCGATGGCATCAGTGTTGATAGCAGAGATGTGATTGTGATGACTTGTCAACCTGAGATCAAAGTGACAGAACAATCCGGTTACGAAAAAATAACCATTGGTAAAGGGGCGAATCTCGTTACAGAAGCAAGAAAGTTGATGACCGCCAACAAAAATTATTTTGTTTTGGTGGATACCAGTCATGCACGTGCCATGGGTACGCTCACAAGGATGAAGAGCAACCTTTTCAAAACAGATAAGAACCTTGTTTTCATGTTGGCCACTACTGATCCTAAGACCTACAGTATCGAAAGCAAACATGAGGTCACAGAAATGCCGTTAGCGAATGTGGTAGGTGTGCTGCCGGGCAAGAGCAAAAAAAATGAATACGTGATCTTTTCAGGTCACTATGACCATTTAGGGATCATGGGTAAAGATCGAAACGGGAATGTTCAAACAGATTCGATCTTTAATGGTGCAAATGATGATGCTGCAGGAACAACAGCTATGATGGTGCTCGCACAATATTTCAAAGCCATCAATAACAATGAGCGTACATTGATCTTTGTTGCTTTTACCGCGGAAGAAGTAGGAGGCTATGGTTCTACTTATTTTTCACGTCAATTCAATCCTGAGCAAGTAATGGCAATGTTCAACATTGAAATGATCGGATCAGAAAGTAAGTGGGGAAAGAATTCTGCATTCATCACTGGCTACGAAAAAACAGATATGGGTAAGATCCTGCAGTCGAATTTAGCAGGAACCGACTTTACATTCTATCCAGATCCTTATCCTGCACAACAATTGTTTTATCGCTCTGATAATGCAACCCTTGCAAGATTAGGAGTACCTGCACATACCATTTCTACTACCAAGATCGATGTTGATCCTTATTACCATAAAGCGAGTGATGAATTCAACACTATTGATGTTGATAACATGACACGCATCATTCGCGCGATCGCATTGAGTTCGAGAGGTATTGTGAGTGGAAAAGATACACCTACGAGAGTGAATACAAGTGATCTGAGATAA
- a CDS encoding DUF1684 domain-containing protein encodes MNLRNALFIIFLLLSLFVQAQKLSYEEEIAQWKKERIIELKAENGWLNLAGLFWIKEGKQYFGGSATDDIRFPIPSFPAQVGYFERKGNMVKQVLEKDIALLTNGRSQKEQVVFHADSLQQSTMSFAHYRWTLLQRDELIGIRFRDLKNPAIDALQHIPCFPVNTLFRVKAKLVPPLIPKKIPVANVLGQITQQFSPGKLVFDLQGETYSLDALQEGNKLFIVFGDRTSGQSTYASGRYLYAAMPGEDGITVLDFNKAFNPPCVFTSYATCLLPPSQNILHLAIEAGEKRVGDH; translated from the coding sequence ATGAATTTAAGAAACGCCCTTTTTATCATCTTCCTTTTGCTATCTCTATTTGTACAAGCTCAAAAATTGAGTTACGAGGAAGAGATTGCCCAATGGAAGAAAGAGCGGATCATTGAATTAAAAGCTGAAAATGGATGGCTGAATCTGGCCGGACTTTTCTGGATCAAAGAAGGTAAACAGTATTTTGGTGGAAGTGCCACTGATGATATTCGTTTCCCGATACCATCTTTTCCTGCGCAGGTTGGATATTTTGAAAGAAAGGGGAATATGGTCAAACAGGTCCTGGAAAAGGATATTGCATTATTAACGAATGGAAGATCACAAAAGGAACAAGTAGTCTTCCATGCAGATTCATTGCAACAGTCGACTATGTCTTTTGCGCATTATCGATGGACATTATTACAAAGAGATGAGTTGATTGGTATACGTTTCAGAGATCTAAAAAATCCTGCTATCGATGCCTTGCAGCACATTCCATGTTTTCCGGTGAACACATTATTTCGCGTAAAAGCGAAACTGGTTCCTCCACTTATTCCTAAAAAGATTCCAGTAGCCAATGTACTTGGACAAATAACACAACAGTTTTCACCTGGAAAACTTGTTTTCGATTTGCAAGGTGAAACCTATAGTCTCGACGCATTGCAGGAGGGTAATAAACTGTTTATTGTTTTTGGTGATCGAACAAGTGGTCAGTCTACTTATGCATCCGGACGTTATTTGTATGCAGCTATGCCAGGCGAAGATGGCATCACTGTACTCGATTTCAATAAAGCATTCAATCCTCCATGTGTATTTACATCTTATGCCACTTGTCTTTTACCTCCTTCGCAAAACATATTACATCTTGCAATAGAAGCGGGAGAAAAGAGAGTAGGTGATCACTAA
- a CDS encoding geranylgeranylglyceryl/heptaprenylglyceryl phosphate synthase, with protein MKQVIYQQLAERKEAGKKSFTVLIDPDKVDNASIEQLVSLSVDAKVDYFFLGGSLVISSHLDECIQQIKAACDIPVILFPGSPSQVSKYADALLYLSLISGRNPELLIGQHVISAPFVKKSGLEIMPTGYMVVDGGAPTTVSYISNATPIPADKNEIAMCTAMAGEMLGMKLIYMDAGSGAKRPITENMIEKVARHIEIPLIIGGGITDPEKAYRNCKAGADVIVIGNAIEKDVSLIKEMSAAIHSSSMVQQNG; from the coding sequence ATGAAGCAGGTCATATATCAGCAATTGGCAGAAAGAAAGGAGGCGGGCAAGAAATCCTTCACCGTACTTATTGATCCTGACAAGGTCGACAATGCTAGCATTGAACAGTTGGTATCCCTATCTGTAGATGCGAAGGTGGACTATTTCTTTCTGGGTGGAAGTCTGGTGATCTCCAGTCACCTGGATGAATGCATCCAGCAAATCAAAGCTGCCTGCGATATTCCCGTGATTTTGTTTCCCGGCTCTCCTTCTCAAGTAAGTAAATATGCGGATGCGCTTTTATACCTGTCACTGATCTCGGGTCGTAATCCGGAATTATTGATCGGACAGCATGTGATCAGTGCACCTTTCGTGAAAAAGAGTGGTCTTGAGATCATGCCAACAGGTTATATGGTCGTTGACGGCGGCGCTCCTACTACCGTTTCCTATATCTCCAATGCAACCCCGATTCCGGCTGATAAAAACGAGATCGCAATGTGTACTGCCATGGCCGGCGAAATGCTGGGCATGAAATTGATCTATATGGATGCAGGTAGTGGTGCCAAAAGACCCATCACTGAAAATATGATCGAAAAAGTAGCCCGTCATATTGAAATTCCATTGATCATCGGCGGCGGGATCACCGACCCAGAAAAAGCCTACCGCAATTGCAAAGCCGGAGCTGACGTGATCGTGATCGGTAACGCCATTGAAAAAGATGTTTCTTTGATCAAGGAAATGAGCGCAGCCATTCACAGTAGCTCTATGGTTCAGCAGAACGGTTGA